From Jiangella mangrovi:
TGCCCCGAAGAGGTCCTGCAGGACGACTCGCTCACCACCGCCGCCATCATGATCATCGTGATGACCGCCGGCACCGGTCTGGTCATGTGGCTGGGCGAGCTCATCACCGACCGCGGCGTCGGCAACGGCATGTCGCTGCTGATCTTCACGCAGATCGTGGCCAGCGTGCCGAGCATGTTCTGGAGCATCCAGACCAGCCGCGGCTGGGGCGTCTTCGGCCTGGTCGTCGTGGTCGCGCTCATCGTCGTCGCGCTCATCGTCTTCGTCGAACAGGCACAGCGGCGCATCCCCGTCCAGTACGCCAAGCGCATGGTCGGCAGGCGCATGTACGGCGGCTCGGCCACGTACATCCCCCTGAAGATCAACCAGGCGGGCGTCATCCCGGTCATCTTCGCCTCGTCGCTGCTGTACATCCCGCTGCTGGCGGCACAGTTCAACCAGACGTCCAGCTGGGCGCTGTGGATCCAGGACAACTTCACCCGCGGCAACCACCCCGCCTACATCGCGGCGTACTTCCTGCTCATCGTCGGGTTCGCGTTCTTCTACGTGTCCATCACGTTCAACCCGAAGGACATCTCCGACAACATGAAGCGCTACGGCGGCTTCGTGCCGGGCATCCGTGCCGGCCGGGCCACCGAGGAGTACCTCGCCTACGTGCTCAACCGCATCACCTCGGCCGGCGCCATCTACCTGGCTCTCGTGGCACTGCTGCCACTCCTGGCGTTCAACGTGCTGAACCCCGCCGACGGCGGGCAGTCGTTCAACAACATGTTCGGCGGCACGTCGATCCTCATCATGGTGGGTGTCGGTCTGCAGACCGTGCAGCAGATCGAGAGCCAGCTGCAGCAGCGCAACTACGAGGGGTTCCTGCGGTGACGCGACTGCTCATCATGGGCCCGCCGGGCGCGGGCAAGGGCACACAGGCCGAGCTGGTGGCCAAGCGCTTCGCGGTGCCGGCCATCTCGACGGGCGACATCTTCCGGTCCAACATCGCCAATGAGACCGACCTCGGCCGTCAGGTGAAGGACATCCTCGACTCCGGGCGTTACGTGCCGGACGAGCTGACCAACGAGGTCGTCCGCGACCGCCTCTCGCAGTCCGACGTCGCCGACGGCTTCCTGCTCGACGGCTACCCGCGCACGCTCGCCCAGGTCGAGTTCCTCGACAAGGTGCTGGCCGAGCAGGGGAGCGAGCTCGACCACGTCATCGTCCTCAACGTCGACGTCGACGAGGTCGTCAAGCGGCTGCACGAGCGGGCCATCAAGGAAGGTCGCGAGGACGACACCCCCGAGACCATCCGGAGCCGGCAGGAGCTCTACCTCGAGCAGACGGCGCCGCTGATCGCCGTCTACCGCGACCGTGGCCTGGTCTTCGAGGTCGACGGCCTCGGCAGCGTCGACGACGTCCAGCGCCGGGTGGCCGAGGCGATCGAGCAGCCGCCGCAGCCGCACTGACCCCGTCGTCCCCATGATCGAGATCAAGTCGCCGGAGCAGCTGGCCGGCATGCGCGCGGCCGGGCTGGTCGTGGCCGAGATCCACGAGGTGATGCGCGCGGCCATCGTGCCGTGCGCCACCCCGCTGGACCTCGACGCGATCGCCCGGCGCGAGCTGGCCGCCCGCGGCGCCACGTCGAACTTCCTGGGCTACGGCGGCTTCCCGGCGACGGTGTGCGTCTCGGTCAACGACGTTGTCGTCCACGGCATCCCCGACGCCACCCCGTTCGCCGACGGCGACATCGTCTCGCTCGACTTCGGCGCCGTCCTGCACGGCTGGCACGGCGACTCCGCTGTGACGGTGCCGGTCGGCTCCGTGCCGGCCGAGGTCGCCAAGCTCCTCACCGACTGTGACGACGCACTGTGGTCCGGCATCGCCGCCATGACGGCCGGCCGCCGGGTGCGCGACATCGGCACCGCCATCGAGAAGACCATCGTCGAGCGCGGCCCCTACGGCATCGTCGAGGAGTACGGCGGGCACGGCATCGGCACCGCCATGCACCAGGACCCGCACGTCATGAACTACCGCAGCCGCCAGCGCGGCCCGAAGCTCGTGCCCGGCCTGTGCCTCGCGGTCGAGCCGATGATCACCATGGGCGGCCCCGAGACCCACGTCCTCGCCGACGAGTGGACGGTCAAGACCGACGACGGCTCCTGGGCGGCTCACTTCGAGCACAGCATCGCCGTCACCCCCGAGGGCCCCTGGGTCCTCACCGCGCTCGACGGCGGCGCCGCCCGGCTCGCCGAGCTCGGGGTCCCGGCCGCCGCCGCCCACCGCGCCTGACCGGTCCGTCGTCGACCAGCCGCCCCCGCGGTCCTTGTTGATCATGGAGTAGGTCGGCTTCCAGGTCGCTGGGAACCCGCTTTTCCCCATGATCAACTCGGGTCGGGGGTGGACGCGACGACGGGGCCGGTGCGGCACCCACCCGAGCCGCACCGACCCCGCCCCGTCGATCGCCGCTACATCTTTCGAGTCGTGTTGCGCAGGAAGCCCGCCGCCAGGACGGTGATGATCGTCATCACGACGCTCAGCACGGCCGCGCTGGTGACGTTGCCGCGGTCCCAGTGGCCCCACAGCAGGGTCGAGGCGACGATGTTGTCCGGCGACTGCAGCATCAGCGGCAGCGTCAGGTTCTGGATGCTGGCCAGGAACACCAGCAGGAACGCGTTGACGAACGCCGGGCGGAGCAGCGGCACCAGGATCCGGCGCCAGATGGTCCGCATGGCCGCCCCGCTGGTGGCGCCGGCCTTCTCCAGGGTCTCCTGGATTTGCACGATGCCGCTGGTGGTGAGGCGGGTGCCGAGGCTGACGTACTGCGTGGCCATGGCGATGACGACGATCCAGATGGTGCCGTAGATCGGGATCGGCAGCACCAGGTAGATCAGCGAGATGCTCAGACCGATGGCGACGCCGGGGAAGGCGTGCGGCATGAACGCCAGCAGGTCGAGCATCCAGGTGGCCCGCGACCGCGACCGCACGATCAGCCAGGACGTCAGCGTCGCCAGCGCCACGGCTGCGGTGCCGGCGGCGGTGCCGAGGATCAGCGTGTTGAGGAACGCCTCGCCGACGGCGCCGCTGCTGAAGATGTCCTTGTAGCCGTCGAAGGTGATCCGGTCGAACGCGGCCTGCGAGATGCCCTCGTAGAACGGCTGGATGCTCACCCAGACGAGGATCAGGAACGGCAGCACGAAGCCGACCAGGACGTAGAGGCCCAGCAGGCCGAGCGCCGGGTAGCGCCAGACGCCGAGCTGGATCTTCTTCGGGTGCCGCGCCCGGCTGCTGATGGTGGTGTAGGCGTTGGCCCGGCCGATGAGGCGGTTGTAGATGAGCAGCGGGATGATGACCATGCCGATCATCAGGATGCCGTAGACGCTGGCCGCGCCGTAGTCGGGCAGGCCGGCCGGCGGCCGCGACGTCAGGTAGACCTGCGAGCTCAGCACGATCTCGTGACCGGGCAGGCCCAGCACCAGCGGCACGTCCAGCGTGTCGACCACGTTGACGATGAGGTAGACGAACGCGCCGAGCAGGGCCGGCGTCATCATCGGGACGGTCACGCGGCGCAGCGTCTGCGGCAGGGTCGCGCCGGAGGTGCTGGCGGCGTCCTCGAGGCTGCTGCTCATGCCCTTGATGGCCGCGGAGACCAGCAGGAACGTGATGGGCACCATGCCGATGCCCTGCACGAAGATCATGCCCGGCATCGAGTAGATGTTCACCGTGAACCCGAAGGCGCTGTCGAGCACCTGGTTGATCAGCCCGTTGGTGGGGTTGAGCAGCAGGGACCACGCGATCGAGACGATCAGGAAGGGCATGCCCGACGGCGCCACCAGCAGTACGAACGCGGCGTTCGGGAACGGGATGTCGGTGCGTTCGATGAGCCAGGCGAACAACACGGCCAGGGTGAACGCGATGGCCAGCGCGCCGCCGGCGAAGATCAGCGTGTTGCCCAGCGCCGTGTAGGTCTGCTCGTTGCCGAAGACCCGCGAGTAGTTCTCCAGCGTCCACTCGGCACTGGCCGACAGTGGCAGCCCGGTCGAGGAGTCCTGGAAGCTGCTGCCGATGAGCATGACCAGCGGGCCGGCCACCAGGTAGAGCAGGATCGCGACCACGCCGACGGTGAGCACGGCCTTGCCGCTGGGGCGCCAGGTCCGCTTCTGGGGCCGGGCGGCGGGCGGCGGTGCCGCGGCGGCCGGCCGGTCGTTGAGCAGCGTCATGTCAGACCACCCGGGACCTGGTCGCGCGGGTCCTCCATGATGGTGCCGGGCGGGGGCGCGTGCTTCTCGTCGCCGGCGGGGATCGCGATGCACTCCTCGGCCGGCAGGTGCGCCACGGCCTTGTCCTTGTTGCGGTATGGCTCGTTGGCCGGGCGCGTGGCGCGGACGGGGACGCCGCCCACCTGGAGCCGGTAGTCGTAGCCGCCGCCCAGGTACAGCCGGTAGTCGACCACGGCCGGGAAGTGGTTCTCCTGGCCCTCGGTGCCCAGCGGCTCGAGGACGACGCCCTCGGGCCGGACGACCACCAGGACGCGGTCGCCGGCGACGACGTCGGGCGACACCCGGGTGCGCATGCGGCCGACGTTGGCGTCGACCCAGCCGAAGCCGTCGTCGCCGACCGAGGCGACCGTCCCCTCGAGGAAGCTGGAGACGCCGATGAACGAGGCCACGAAGGCGTCCTTCGGCTCGCGGTAGATCTCGCGCGGGGTGCCCTCCTGCACAATGGTGCCGTTGCGCATGACGGCGATGCGGTTCGACATCGCCAGCGCCTCGTACTGGTCGTGCGTGACGAAGATCGTCGTAACCTTGAGCCGGCGCTGGATCTGGCGCAGCTCGGCGCGCATCTGCTCGCGCAGCGTGGCGTCGAGGTTCGACAGCGGCTCGTCCAGCAGCAGCACGCTGGGCTCGCGGACCAGCGCCCGGGCCAGCGACACGCGCTGCTGCTGGCCGCCGGAGAGCTCCGAGGGCCGCCGCTCCGACAGGTGCGCCATGCCGACGGTCTCGAGGACCTTCATGACGCGGTCCTTGATGTCGCGGACCTTCGTCCGGCCGACCCGCAGCGGGAACGCGACGTTCTCGAACACCGTCATGTGCGGCCAGACGGCGTAGTCCTGGAAGACCATGCCGATGTCGCGGCGGTGCGTCGGCACGAACCGGCGCGACGACACCACCACGGTGTCGCCGAGCTCGATCTCGCCCGACGTGGGCCGCTCCAGCCCGGCGATGCAGTGCAGGGTCGTCGACTTCCCGCAGCCACTGGGGCCGAGCAGCGTGTAGAACCGGCTCTCCTCGACGGAGAAGGAGATGTGGTCGACGGCGGTGAACTTCTTCTTGCCGGTGCCGTAGACGTGCTCGAGCTCGCGGACGTGGATGGCGTGCTTCCGCGGCCCGCCGGTCTCCTCCACTTCGAGCTCGTCGGCCTCACGTGTCTCGTTCATCATGCTGACCTCACGCTTCCGGTCGGAGGAACTCGGTGATGGTGTCCGCGACGAGGTCCGGCTCGTCCTGGTGGATCGCATGCGTGGCGTCCACCATCTCGACCCGGACTCCGTCGGGCAACCTGCGGGCGTACTCGAGCTTCTGCTGCTGCCGCCAGTCGTTGGAGCGCGACGACACGAACATGAGCACCCGCGCCGTCACGTCCGGCAGCACGGGCCCGACGCGGTCGGTGTCCTCGCGGGCCGCTCGCATCGCCTGGAGCACGCTGCGCGGCATCTTGGCCTGCCAGCGGCCGTCGGGCAGCTCCTCCAGGCCGGCGCGCACGGCGGCCTCGCGGTCCGCCGTCCACCTCATGGTCGTGTCCTTCTCGCGGGCCGCGGCGAGGGCGTCGTCGAGGGTGTCGAACGGGCCCATGCCGGCCGCGACGGCGCCGTAGAAGTCGTCCGCGTCCTCCGTGGTCGCGAAGAAGATCCGGGCCGGGTCGATCAGCACCAGCTCGGACACCCGCGACGGCCAGCGCCCGGCGATGTACGGCCCGAGCCAGCCGCCGCGCGAGTGGCCGACGATCACCATCGGCGCGCCGCCGAGCTGGTCGTGGATGTCGATGACGTCCTGCGCGGCCCGCTCGATGCCGTAGCCGGTCTCCGGCTTGTCGCTGTCGCCGGAGCCGCGGTGGTCCAGCGACAGGATCCGGTACCGGCCCGGCATCCGGTCCTCGAGGCGCGGGCCCAGCGAGTTGAAGAAGTGGGCGTTGCTGCCGACCCCGTGCAGCATGAGGAGCGGGACGCCGTCGGGGTCGCCCCACTCGACGCCGTGCAGCCGCAGGCCGTCGACGTCGAACCAGCGCTCGGTGTGGGTGGCGGTGGCGGTCACGTGTCATGCCTCCGGGCGGTCGTCGTTCGGGTCCGGCCAGACCAGCCCGGACAGGTCGGGCCGGTCGCGGACCGGGTCCTCCTCCAGCGTCGGCACCGGGTCGAGCAGCGCGTCGACGATGTCGCCGAACGTGCTGTGCACGCGGATGACGCGGGCGGTCTTGTCCGGGTCGTCGTTGCAGTGCTGGTGCCAGCACCAGTGGTCGACGACCACGAGGTCGCCGCTGGTCCAGTACTGCGGCTCCTCGTCGACCTTGGTGTGCCCGTTGCCGGACACCACGAACAGGTGCGCCTCGCCGCCGTGGCGGTGCCTGGCCTGCCAGAGCCCGGGCGCGATCTCGTGCATGACGGCGGTCAGCCCGCTGGTCTGGTAGCCGAGCGAGGAGTCGACGAGGAAGCTGGAGCGGGCGCCGCGGGGCGAGACACGCTGCGTGACGTCGTCCCAGGCCGTGTGCAGCCGTCGGCTCCCGGCCTCCTGGTCGTTGCCGATGAGGCGCTGCAGCCGGCGCACGTACGGGTCGTCGGTCTCGACGAGGGCCGCGGCGGCCTTGCTGGTGGGCGGCGGCGGCAGGGTCGACGGCGCCTCGTCGCCGGCGTCCTCCAGATACGCCAGGCCGAACCACTCGAGCATCGGCTCCATCGACCAGGTGAAGTAGCGGACGTCCTTGCCACCGGTGTTGGTGTGGCGGTGCCACTCCCACGCGGGGATGTGGATGGTGTCCCAGGGCTTGAACTCGATGCGCTGCCCGCCGATCTCCGTCGTCCCGGACCCGCCGATGACGAACATGATGGCGTCCCACGAGTGCCGGTGCGCCGTGGTCGTCACGCCGGGCGAGATCTCGTGCACCGAGGCGTCCATCAGGACGGAGATGCTCTCGCCCTCGGGTCCCTTGTAGACCCCGCGCCGTGTCCGCCGGCTGGGCACGTCCTCGAGCTTCACCGCGTCGCCCTTGACGACCGGGACCTGGTGCGACCGCCACAGCGCCGCCTGGTTCTCGCGGCGCTCCTTCTGGATGTCGTAGTGCGAGGCACCTTCGGTCTTCATCTGCGCCATGTCGTCGGTCTCCTCACGCCTCGGGGCGGTCGATGTTCGGATCGGGCCACACGACGTTCGAGAGATCCGGGCGGTCGCGGTCGGGGTCCTCCTCGAGGATCGGGAGCGGGTGCATCAGGGCCCGCATGAGCGTGCCGAAGGTGCTGTGGACGCGGATGACGCGGGCGGTCTTGTCGGGGTCGTCGTTGCAGTGCTGGTGCCAGCACCAGTGGTCGACGACGGCGAGGTCGCCGCTGGTCCAGTGGTGGGGCACGCCGTCGACCTTGGTGTGGCCGTTGCCGGAGACGATGTAGAGGTGGGCCTCGCCGCCGTGGCGGTGCTGGGCCTGCCAGAGCCCGGGCGCCAGCTCGTGCATGACGGCGGACAGCCCGCTGGTCTGGTAGCCGAGCGAGGAGTCGACGAGGAAGCTGGAGCGGGCGCCGCGGCGCGAGACGCGCTGCGTGACGTCGTCCCAGGCGGTGTGCAGCCGGCGGGACGTGGCCTGCTCGTCGCTGGTGACCAGGCGCGTGAGGCGGCGGGTGTACGGGTCGCCGCCGTCGAGGCCGAACAGGTCGCTCAGGGCGCCGCTGGTGGGTGGCGGAGGCAGGTCGGCGGGCGCCTCGTCGCCGGCGTCCTCGAGGGTGGCCAGGCCGAACCACTCGAGCATGGGCTCCATGGACCAGGTGAAGTAGCGGACGTCCTTGGTCCCGGTGTTGCCGTGCCGGTGCCACTCCCAGGCCGGGATGTGGATGGTGTCCCACGGCTTGAACTCGATGCGCTGCCCGCCGATCTCGGTCCAGCCGGAGCCGCCGATGACGAACATGATGGCGTCCCACGAGTGCCGGTGCGTGGTCGTGGTGATGCCGGGGGAGATCTCGTGGACCGACGCGTCCATCAGGACCGAGGTGCTCTCGCCCTCGGGTCCCTTGTAGATGCCGCGCCGGGTCCGGCGGTGGGGGGAGTCCAGCATGGCGACGCTGTCGCCTTTGATGAGGGCCGTCTGGTGCTTGCGCCACAACTGTTTCTGCGCATCCCTGCGCTCGTTCTGGATGTCGTAGTGCGAGGCACCCTCGGTCTTCATCTGCGCCATGCTGGACTCCTCCCTTGGAACCGGACGCCGGACGGGGTGAAGCGGGCGGGTCAGCCGCCGACGGTCATCGCGGAGAGCTCCTGCGTGACCCCGGACACCATCTCCATGTCCTCGAAGGAGTCGATGATCGCGAAGTCGGCGTGCTCCGGGACGAAGTCCGGCTTGGCGATGTTGTCCTTGAACTCGTACTCCAGCTGCGCGGCCTGGCCCTCCTCGCTGCCGTACCAGGCCAGGAAGCACATGGCGGCGTTCGGGTGCTCGGTCTCGCTGATGATGACGGCGTAGTGGTCCTTGGCGCCGACGACGTCGTCGAGGTACTTGATGTCGACGGGGACGCCGTTGCTCTGCTGCTCGCGGACGGTCGCGTCGTAGGAGTTGGTGGCCATGACGCCCTCACCGGCGCCGACCTTCAGCAGACCGGCGGTCTCGCCCTCGACGACCAGCGGCTCGTTGGCCAGCAGGTCCTCGTACCAGGACTTGGTCTCGTCCTCGCCCCAGGCGACGGCCAGGTAGCCGGTGCTGTTGGCGCGCGGGTCGATGACGATCTGACCCTTGTACTTCGGGTCGGTCAGCTCCGCCCAGGTGTCGGGCAGGTCGTCCGGCGAGGTGCGGTCGCTGTTGTAGACCAGGCCCCAGATCTCGCGCTGGCTGCGGTAGACGTTGATGTCGTTGATGTCGACGGTGTTCTCCTCGGGGATCCCGAGGTTCGTCCACTCGACGTTCGCGACCAGGTCGCGGTCGAAGAGCGGCTTGGCGTCGTCGAGTGCGAGGTCGACGACGTCGGTGTCGCTGCCGCGACCGGCCTGCGTCGACGTGACCACCTGCTGGATGACGTCCTCGGGCCGCTGCGAGACGAACTCGACCTCGATGTCCGGGTACTTCTCCTGGAACGGCACGATCTCCTGGGCGAAGACCTCGGCATCGGTGGTCTTGCGGACGTTGACGACACCCTCTTCGGCGCCCGCCGCACAGACGTCGTCGATGTTCGTCGCCTCGGGGAAGCCGGCCGAGCCCGCCTCCGTCGTGTCGTCGTCTCCGCCCCCGCAGGCCGCAAGGACCCCGAGGCTGAGTGCGAGGCCTCCGGCAACCAACGCCGGGCGGATCCTTCTGCTGGTCATGACGCGTCCTCCATGTTCCCGTGATGGGATGCCGATCGACCTTGCACGTGCCGAAAGCCGGCTGCCTGCCGGAGAAGCTCTGTGCGGATGCGGCTGCCGGGATTCGGCTGTCGGAAGCGTCCGCCCGCGAGGACTCCGGGTCTGGGTCAGGCTGGGTGCGGCCGGCTCGTGAATCCGATGTGCCCCCCGGATGGGTGTCGAGCGTTCCTCTGAGTGGGACAGTGCTGGGGCGTCGCGGCGACCGCGATCACCATGCTTGCTCGCAGGGCTTCGCTATGGGGCCGAGTTGAGAGCTCGCGCTCGGCCGTGCTATTGGCGATAAGATAATGGATACAATGCCGGAGTCAAGGGGGTCACTGTAACGTCACCGTTTCTTGATACGACCGGTTCGATCCCGCGGCCCGGCCAGGATAAGGCTGCGCCCGTCGCCGCCGCGGCCCGTTCGGCGCACTGCGCGCCGCCCGCCCGAACCGGGGGTGGTCTCGGGGGAGAACTGGGGGGTTACCCCGATAGGCGGGTGCCCCGAGCGGGCGGATACTGGAACGCATGGGAGCCGAGCGGTTCGAGATGCGCGCCAGCGACGCCGATCGCGACCGCGTCGCCGAGATCCTGCGCGACGCGCACGGTGAGGGCCGGCTGGGTCAGGACGAG
This genomic window contains:
- the map gene encoding type I methionyl aminopeptidase; the encoded protein is MIEIKSPEQLAGMRAAGLVVAEIHEVMRAAIVPCATPLDLDAIARRELAARGATSNFLGYGGFPATVCVSVNDVVVHGIPDATPFADGDIVSLDFGAVLHGWHGDSAVTVPVGSVPAEVAKLLTDCDDALWSGIAAMTAGRRVRDIGTAIEKTIVERGPYGIVEEYGGHGIGTAMHQDPHVMNYRSRQRGPKLVPGLCLAVEPMITMGGPETHVLADEWTVKTDDGSWAAHFEHSIAVTPEGPWVLTALDGGAARLAELGVPAAAAHRA
- a CDS encoding ABC transporter permease codes for the protein MTLLNDRPAAAAPPPAARPQKRTWRPSGKAVLTVGVVAILLYLVAGPLVMLIGSSFQDSSTGLPLSASAEWTLENYSRVFGNEQTYTALGNTLIFAGGALAIAFTLAVLFAWLIERTDIPFPNAAFVLLVAPSGMPFLIVSIAWSLLLNPTNGLINQVLDSAFGFTVNIYSMPGMIFVQGIGMVPITFLLVSAAIKGMSSSLEDAASTSGATLPQTLRRVTVPMMTPALLGAFVYLIVNVVDTLDVPLVLGLPGHEIVLSSQVYLTSRPPAGLPDYGAASVYGILMIGMVIIPLLIYNRLIGRANAYTTISSRARHPKKIQLGVWRYPALGLLGLYVLVGFVLPFLILVWVSIQPFYEGISQAAFDRITFDGYKDIFSSGAVGEAFLNTLILGTAAGTAAVALATLTSWLIVRSRSRATWMLDLLAFMPHAFPGVAIGLSISLIYLVLPIPIYGTIWIVVIAMATQYVSLGTRLTTSGIVQIQETLEKAGATSGAAMRTIWRRILVPLLRPAFVNAFLLVFLASIQNLTLPLMLQSPDNIVASTLLWGHWDRGNVTSAAVLSVVMTIITVLAAGFLRNTTRKM
- a CDS encoding cupin domain-containing protein, whose protein sequence is MAQMKTEGASHYDIQKERRENQAALWRSHQVPVVKGDAVKLEDVPSRRTRRGVYKGPEGESISVLMDASVHEISPGVTTTAHRHSWDAIMFVIGGSGTTEIGGQRIEFKPWDTIHIPAWEWHRHTNTGGKDVRYFTWSMEPMLEWFGLAYLEDAGDEAPSTLPPPPTSKAAAALVETDDPYVRRLQRLIGNDQEAGSRRLHTAWDDVTQRVSPRGARSSFLVDSSLGYQTSGLTAVMHEIAPGLWQARHRHGGEAHLFVVSGNGHTKVDEEPQYWTSGDLVVVDHWCWHQHCNDDPDKTARVIRVHSTFGDIVDALLDPVPTLEEDPVRDRPDLSGLVWPDPNDDRPEA
- a CDS encoding alpha/beta fold hydrolase, translated to MTATATHTERWFDVDGLRLHGVEWGDPDGVPLLMLHGVGSNAHFFNSLGPRLEDRMPGRYRILSLDHRGSGDSDKPETGYGIERAAQDVIDIHDQLGGAPMVIVGHSRGGWLGPYIAGRWPSRVSELVLIDPARIFFATTEDADDFYGAVAAGMGPFDTLDDALAAAREKDTTMRWTADREAAVRAGLEELPDGRWQAKMPRSVLQAMRAAREDTDRVGPVLPDVTARVLMFVSSRSNDWRQQQKLEYARRLPDGVRVEMVDATHAIHQDEPDLVADTITEFLRPEA
- a CDS encoding ABC transporter ATP-binding protein — its product is MNETREADELEVEETGGPRKHAIHVRELEHVYGTGKKKFTAVDHISFSVEESRFYTLLGPSGCGKSTTLHCIAGLERPTSGEIELGDTVVVSSRRFVPTHRRDIGMVFQDYAVWPHMTVFENVAFPLRVGRTKVRDIKDRVMKVLETVGMAHLSERRPSELSGGQQQRVSLARALVREPSVLLLDEPLSNLDATLREQMRAELRQIQRRLKVTTIFVTHDQYEALAMSNRIAVMRNGTIVQEGTPREIYREPKDAFVASFIGVSSFLEGTVASVGDDGFGWVDANVGRMRTRVSPDVVAGDRVLVVVRPEGVVLEPLGTEGQENHFPAVVDYRLYLGGGYDYRLQVGGVPVRATRPANEPYRNKDKAVAHLPAEECIAIPAGDEKHAPPPGTIMEDPRDQVPGGLT
- a CDS encoding adenylate kinase, whose translation is MTRLLIMGPPGAGKGTQAELVAKRFAVPAISTGDIFRSNIANETDLGRQVKDILDSGRYVPDELTNEVVRDRLSQSDVADGFLLDGYPRTLAQVEFLDKVLAEQGSELDHVIVLNVDVDEVVKRLHERAIKEGREDDTPETIRSRQELYLEQTAPLIAVYRDRGLVFEVDGLGSVDDVQRRVAEAIEQPPQPH
- a CDS encoding cupin domain-containing protein, yielding MAQMKTEGASHYDIQNERRDAQKQLWRKHQTALIKGDSVAMLDSPHRRTRRGIYKGPEGESTSVLMDASVHEISPGITTTTHRHSWDAIMFVIGGSGWTEIGGQRIEFKPWDTIHIPAWEWHRHGNTGTKDVRYFTWSMEPMLEWFGLATLEDAGDEAPADLPPPPTSGALSDLFGLDGGDPYTRRLTRLVTSDEQATSRRLHTAWDDVTQRVSRRGARSSFLVDSSLGYQTSGLSAVMHELAPGLWQAQHRHGGEAHLYIVSGNGHTKVDGVPHHWTSGDLAVVDHWCWHQHCNDDPDKTARVIRVHSTFGTLMRALMHPLPILEEDPDRDRPDLSNVVWPDPNIDRPEA
- a CDS encoding ABC transporter substrate-binding protein; its protein translation is MTSRRIRPALVAGGLALSLGVLAACGGGDDDTTEAGSAGFPEATNIDDVCAAGAEEGVVNVRKTTDAEVFAQEIVPFQEKYPDIEVEFVSQRPEDVIQQVVTSTQAGRGSDTDVVDLALDDAKPLFDRDLVANVEWTNLGIPEENTVDINDINVYRSQREIWGLVYNSDRTSPDDLPDTWAELTDPKYKGQIVIDPRANSTGYLAVAWGEDETKSWYEDLLANEPLVVEGETAGLLKVGAGEGVMATNSYDATVREQQSNGVPVDIKYLDDVVGAKDHYAVIISETEHPNAAMCFLAWYGSEEGQAAQLEYEFKDNIAKPDFVPEHADFAIIDSFEDMEMVSGVTQELSAMTVGG
- the secY gene encoding preprotein translocase subunit SecY — its product is MLRVFAQAFRTPDLRQKLLFTLGIIAIFRVGSVLPTPGVDVPAVRTCVDLAGNEGIYGMLNLFSGGAMLQLAVFALGIIPYITASIILQLLTVVIPRIEALRKEGASGQAQITQYTRYLTIGLALLQATTIVTLARRGQFFPNCPEEVLQDDSLTTAAIMIIVMTAGTGLVMWLGELITDRGVGNGMSLLIFTQIVASVPSMFWSIQTSRGWGVFGLVVVVALIVVALIVFVEQAQRRIPVQYAKRMVGRRMYGGSATYIPLKINQAGVIPVIFASSLLYIPLLAAQFNQTSSWALWIQDNFTRGNHPAYIAAYFLLIVGFAFFYVSITFNPKDISDNMKRYGGFVPGIRAGRATEEYLAYVLNRITSAGAIYLALVALLPLLAFNVLNPADGGQSFNNMFGGTSILIMVGVGLQTVQQIESQLQQRNYEGFLR